The Ornithodoros turicata isolate Travis chromosome 7, ASM3712646v1, whole genome shotgun sequence genome includes a region encoding these proteins:
- the LOC135400237 gene encoding sine oculis-binding protein homolog isoform X2 gives MPVLPDAPGSLWRPHFRWEHSANYDTSNLPPNCILCAWCQKVGMKLFTLRTATGSKAFCSELCFTQCRRASFKKNKVCDWCKHVRHTVNYVDFQDGEQQLQFCSDKCLNQYKMNIFCRETQAHLQMHPHLQEAKASGINLITPELWLRDCKAATSPIEANGNATPEREDTDDEMPLQKKSPSPVPVEPVHADPVNLTKRSKPPRQRTERRRFSRSLRSSKADVTPAQQENSHTLGSGSLSVPQHQTSLLRSPTSTSSTPLSSSSGSTGSHSQAILNGHRGSPPAQQPPMPPLTRVMPSSVPPHSGPLGGPDSNLRPPFLPPHPMLQVPTPQHLESLLRMQHQNAVRSGVPPPPFPYPPPCIPHPPFPPQRPHLPLPPHNSLLPPATVMVPYPIFLPIPVPIPIPIPIPVRKESSLSPQSSAAHGRSTSCPAETGDNASKAEADATEGKGIEVYRRRRRRALVEDDDMRDSVDTEDEDCATERSLVGIKASRSVTSLGSLQVRISKTVRIPGHLGQDSCSAESREKKRTDVTASDIRRDAKRKCSRH, from the exons ATGCCGGTTCTACCGGACGCCCCTGGATCTTTGTGGAGGCCGCACTTCCGTTGGGAACATTCTGCGAATTACG ATACGTCTAACCTGCCTCCGAACTGCATCTTGTGCGCATGGTGCCAAAAGGTTGGAATGAAGCTGTTCACACTTAGGACTGCCACTGGAAGTAAAGCTTTTTGTTCTGAACTGTGTTTCACGCAATGTCGAAGAGCATCCTTCAAGAAGAACAAGGTGTGTGACTGGTGCAAGCACGTCCGCCATACTGTCAACTACGTCGACTTTCAGGATGGCGAACAACAACTTCAGTTCTGCAGCGACAAGTGCCTCAACCAGTACAAGATGAACATCTTCTGTCGAGAAACTCAAGCTCATCTTCAGATGCACCCCCATCTACAAGAAGCCAAAGCGTCTGGAATTAACCTGATCACTCCAGAGCTGTGGCTTCGAGACTGCAAGGCGGCCACATCTCCTATCGAAGCCAACGGCAACGCGACTCCCGAGAGAGAAGATACGGATGATGAAATGCCGCTTCAGAAAAAATCTCCTTCTCCGGTTCCTGTGGAGCCAGTGCATGCGGACCCCGTCAACCTCACGAAGCGCTCAAAACCACCTCGACAACGCACAGAGAGAAGACGGTTCTCTCGATCACTGCGCAGCTCTAAAGCAGACGTCACTCCAGCACAACAAGAAAACAGCCACACGCTGGGCTCTGGGTCGCTCTCAGTGCCCCAGCACCAAACCAGCCTGCTCCGCTCACCAACGAGTACGAGCAGTACGCCGTTAAGCAGCAGTTCGGGTTCGACGGGATCACATAGTCAAGCGATACTGAACGGACATAGGGGTAGCCCCCCTGCCCAGCAGCCACCGATGCCTCCCCTGACACGGGTCATGCCGAGCTCGGTTCCCCCGCACAGTGGTCCGCTTGGTGGACCGGACAGTAACTTACGGCCACCTTTCCTACCTCCTCACCCTATGCTGCAAGTTCCAACTCCTCAGCACCTGGAATCCCTTCTGCGGATGCAGCACCAGAACGCTGTTCGTTCGGGCGTCCCTCCGCCGCCATTTCCCTACCCGCCCCCGTGCATTCCACATCCCCCATTCCCACCGCAGAGACCACACCTTCCGTTACCACCTCACAACTCTCTCCTGCCTCCAGCTACGGTTATGGTACCTTACCCAATATTCCTCCCTATACCCGTTCCGATCCCAATACCGATTCCTATACCAGTTCGGAAGGAAAGCTCGCTGTCACCGCAGTCGTCCGCCGCGCATGGACGGTCTACGTCCTGTCCAGCCGAAACGGGCGATAATGCTTCGAAGGCGGAAGCGGACGCCACCGAGGGGAAAGGGATCGAAGTCTACAGGCGCCGTCGTCGAAGAGCACTCGTGGAGGACGACGACATGCGCGATTCTGTGGACACCGAGGATGAAGACTGCGCGACCGAACGCTCTCTCGTTGGCATCAAAGCTAGTCGAAGCGTCACCAGTTTGGGCTCTCTGCAAGTCAGGATCAGCAAGACTGTTCGAATTCCTGGTCATCTGGGTCAAGACTCGTGCTCTGCGGAGTCCAGGGAAAAAAAGCGGACGGACGTTACTGCTTCGGACATCAGACGTGACGCAAAACGGAAGTGCTCGCGCCATTAA